One Amblyomma americanum isolate KBUSLIRL-KWMA chromosome 8, ASM5285725v1, whole genome shotgun sequence DNA window includes the following coding sequences:
- the LOC144102180 gene encoding uncharacterized protein LOC144102180, which translates to MDDDPQTSALVYNASILLKEAFLGCSLLSAVELLQRQNLSPRRPVCITLCDVAYALCSVATVVILALLSVVAFNGPMRAAIDAAASVAVVWLICSTVCQRWKGLCASSLLCVLHGLYFVAALNDLMTFCKERLYDQCSTFMNHDRLAQKTTLNTMLTFAVSGSLLFSCLRSSPVTYKKSLEVNPAPNEETFSPCGKLFGTVAYR; encoded by the exons ATGGATGACGATCCTCAG ACATCGGCCCTCGTTTACAACGCCTCCATTCTACTGAAGGAAGCTTTTTTGGGCTGCTCTCTCCTCTCCGCCGTGGAGCTGCTGCAGAGGCAAAACCTTTCGCCGAGACGGCCCGTGTGCATCACACTTTGTGACGTCGCCTACGCG CTCTGCAGTGTAGCCACAGTCGTCATCCTCGCCTTATTAAGTGTGGTGGCGTTTAATGGCCCCATGAGAGCAGCGATCGACGCTGCCGCCTCTGTGGCAGTC GTGTGGCTTATCTGCAGCACGGTCTGCCAGCGCTGGAAAGGTCTGTGTGCATCCAGCTTGCTGTGTGTGTTGCACGGACTTTACTTTGTTGCCGCTTTAAATGACCTTATGACGTTTTGCAAGGAGCGCCTGTATGATCAG TGTTCGACCTTCATGAACCACGATAGATTGGCGCAAAAGACAACGTTGAATACCATGTTAACATTTGCCGTTTCGGGAAGCCTCTTATTCTCCTGCCTGCGAAGCAGTCCTGTGACCTACAAGAAGTCTTTAGAG GTAAACCCTGCGCCAAATGAGGAAACATTCTCTCCCTGCGGTAAGCTTTTCGGAACGGTTGCATATCGGTGA
- the LOC144101005 gene encoding uncharacterized protein LOC144101005: MCFIRSSHRRLCCTRFVCTTSVASGPDACPMSACSHGPSISPTASDYSAAKRSGAAVCRTLAPCVLAATGQAFHPQPAATVPPKGRGSKWPPCPPRVRGKLRAPLADVLPGAPGWKK; encoded by the exons ATGTGTTTTATCCGCTCATCCCATAGGCGATTG TGCTGCACCCGGTTCGTGTGCACCACTAGCGTCGCGTCTGGCCCGGATGCCTGCCCCATGTCCGCTTGCAGCCACGGGCCAAGCATCTCACCCACAGCCAGCGACTACAGCGCTGCCAAGAG GTCAGGAGCAGCCGTGTGCCGGACGCTTGCACCATGTGTGCTTGCAGCAACgggccaagcatttcacccacaACCAGCGGCTACAGTGCCGCCAAAAG GCAGAGGCTCAAAATGGCCACCGTGTCCGCCGCGGGTGAGAGGCAAACTACGAGCGCCATTGGCCGACGTGCTTCCTGGAGCCCCCGGCTGGAAAAAATGA